A stretch of Bacillus pseudomycoides DNA encodes these proteins:
- the spoIIR gene encoding stage II sporulation protein R, with the protein MKKQAIAYFLLLLIGAQLLVQFGYMKADAKGSTVIPKEAVRLRILANSDSDKDQALKRKVRDEVKAQIDGWVADLKSFEDARRVIQSHIPEIEKTVEKTLKREGSKESFQVTFGKNIKFPTKVYGNFIYPAGEYEAVLISIGKGEGANWWCVLFPPMCFLDFSSGSAVKAESIDEEEQPVETKEEKEEVSKKQDKEFVSKQKLEQESSTKEAASKVQTTVKESNEKVVQEKGVKQEGKQLVEKTEQPVEKKQKIETVEVEEQEEPEVKLFIVEVFSSLFSK; encoded by the coding sequence ATGAAAAAACAAGCGATTGCCTATTTTCTTTTATTATTAATTGGTGCACAGCTACTTGTGCAGTTTGGATATATGAAAGCTGATGCGAAGGGGTCTACAGTGATTCCAAAAGAAGCTGTACGATTACGTATTTTAGCAAACAGTGATTCAGATAAAGATCAAGCGTTAAAGCGTAAAGTGCGCGATGAAGTAAAGGCACAAATTGATGGCTGGGTAGCAGATTTGAAATCGTTTGAGGATGCACGTCGTGTCATTCAAAGTCACATCCCGGAAATTGAAAAAACGGTTGAGAAAACATTAAAACGAGAGGGAAGTAAGGAGTCGTTTCAAGTTACATTTGGTAAAAATATTAAATTCCCTACAAAGGTATATGGAAATTTTATTTATCCGGCAGGGGAGTATGAAGCAGTACTTATTTCAATTGGTAAAGGTGAAGGAGCAAATTGGTGGTGCGTGCTATTCCCGCCAATGTGTTTCCTAGATTTTTCTAGCGGATCAGCTGTAAAAGCGGAATCAATTGATGAGGAAGAACAGCCAGTAGAAACAAAGGAAGAAAAAGAAGAAGTATCGAAAAAACAAGATAAAGAATTTGTATCGAAACAAAAACTAGAACAAGAATCATCGACAAAAGAGGCTGCTTCAAAAGTGCAGACTACCGTGAAAGAATCAAACGAAAAGGTTGTACAAGAAAAAGGCGTAAAACAAGAGGGAAAACAACTTGTGGAGAAAACAGAACAACCTGTGGAAAAGAAGCAAAAGATTGAAACAGTAGAAGTAGAAGAGCAGGAGGAACCAGAAGTTAAATTGTTTATTGTAGAGGTATTCTCCTCGTTATTTTCTAAATAA
- the prmC gene encoding peptide chain release factor N(5)-glutamine methyltransferase, with protein sequence MRVYEALKWASSFLQENGRDENAGEIVLCHVLKTNRTGLMMNMREEIPEEQEKTFTEFIHKHVDGIPVQYMIGYEMFYGRSFFVNEEVLIPRPETEELIVGVLDRVQRMFGKQELHVADIGTGSGAISITLALENQNLHVYTVDIAQESIEVAQENANALGANVTFYHGDLLSPFYETGQKLDVVVSNPPYIPEEDWRGLSPVVKEHEPKRALVGGEDGLDFYRRFMEELPNILQRKAIVAFEVGIGQGEDVKGLLQQTFPHAHVEVVFDINGKDRMVFAEME encoded by the coding sequence ATGCGTGTCTATGAAGCCCTGAAATGGGCTTCTTCTTTTTTACAGGAAAATGGACGAGATGAAAATGCGGGAGAAATCGTCCTTTGTCATGTATTAAAGACGAACCGAACAGGTTTAATGATGAATATGCGCGAAGAAATACCTGAGGAACAAGAGAAGACTTTTACGGAATTTATTCACAAACACGTTGATGGGATTCCTGTTCAATATATGATTGGATATGAAATGTTTTATGGTCGTTCGTTTTTTGTAAATGAAGAGGTGTTAATACCAAGGCCAGAAACAGAAGAGCTTATAGTAGGTGTGCTAGATAGAGTCCAGCGTATGTTTGGGAAGCAGGAACTACATGTAGCTGATATTGGTACGGGAAGTGGAGCTATTTCAATTACACTTGCCTTAGAAAATCAAAATCTTCATGTATATACAGTGGATATTGCACAGGAGTCGATTGAAGTTGCGCAAGAAAATGCAAATGCATTAGGTGCTAATGTAACGTTCTATCATGGTGATTTACTATCACCATTTTATGAAACGGGACAAAAGTTAGATGTTGTTGTTTCGAATCCACCTTATATTCCAGAAGAAGACTGGAGAGGCCTTTCTCCGGTTGTAAAAGAGCATGAACCAAAGCGTGCCCTTGTTGGCGGGGAAGATGGACTTGATTTTTATCGCCGTTTTATGGAAGAATTGCCAAATATCTTGCAAAGGAAGGCGATTGTTGCCTTTGAAGTAGGCATAGGGCAAGGGGAAGATGTGAAAGGATTGTTGCAGCAGACATTTCCGCATGCTCATGTAGAAGTTGTTTTTGATATTAACGGAAAAGATCGTATGGTCTTTGCAGAAATGGAGTAG